A region of the Spirochaetota bacterium genome:
ATAAAGCTTTAAATCCAGTAACAGAATCCAATGTATAATCATCTAGTTTAGTACTATAATACACTATTTTATAAAGAGCTGAAGCTAAATGTTCTGGTGAATTCCCAAATTTGATGGAGTAATAATCTGCAAAAAATTCTCTAACTCTTGATATAGCTAAAACTAATAAATTTGATATAAAATATAAAATTAGAAATAGAAAAGAAAGAGAAATTCCACCTGAAGAATCATTATTTCTTTCGCTAGAAGATCTACTACTAAAAGAGAAAAATCTAAATAGATAGTATAACAATGTAGGGATAAATGATACTAATATAGTGACTACAGAATCTCTATTTTTAATATGAGCCAATTCATGACCTATAACTGCTTTCAATTCATTCTTGTTAAGAAGATTAATAAGATTTTTTGTAAGACAGATTCTTCCATCTTTTATACTTCTTCCAAATGCAAAAGCATTTGCAATATTTATTTCAGATACACCTATTTTTGGTTTAGGTATACCAGCGTTAAAGCACATCTCTTCAACCATAGCATGTATTTCAGGGGCTTCCTCTTCTGAAAGGTATTTAATTTTATAAAAAGCTTCTATTAAATATGGAGAGATTAAGTATTGAATTAATAAAATTGCAAAAGCT
Encoded here:
- a CDS encoding zinc metalloprotease HtpX translates to MRGSLTFRLYLIIGILFGIIFLIITLISQETLILNSIIAFAILLIQYLISPYLIEAFYKIKYLSEEEAPEIHAMVEEMCFNAGIPKPKIGVSEINIANAFAFGRSIKDGRICLTKNLINLLNKNELKAVIGHELAHIKNRDSVVTILVSFIPTLLYYLFRFFSFSSRSSSERNNDSSGGISLSFLFLILYFISNLLVLAISRVREFFADYYSIKFGNSPEHLASALYKIVYYSTKLDDYTLDSVTGFKALFLNDPNNAMNEIRSLKEIDLNKDFSIDFSELQNLKESKIKISLIEKLSEIFTTHPNVLKRIKKLSEYS